The following nucleotide sequence is from Aneurinibacillus soli.
ATCATACACCTGGCAGATTAGCTGATGCATTGTTGGTTGCAATTGATGTTCGCGCAAGTCTGTCGCATCAAGCAACGCAAAACCTTCGACCGGGTCAACCTTGAGCGCGGCAAATGCCGGGTCAAGGAAGCTTTGCCCACCTTTTACTTCTACCTCTATGCCTCGTTCCGGCGCTTTGGCAAGCAAAAGCTGCACTGCCCGTTCCGCCACAAGTGGATGACCCGGTACTGCATACGTAAGTGTTGTGTACTCACTTGCAAGCTTCAACAGGCGCTCACTAATTTCTTCATATACTTCTGGAAAATCATCATGCGCTTCGTACACATGATCAAAGCTTTCAAATGTAACCCCTTCTGCAACCAGTTCGTCTACAACCGGATGGTGCGCCGTACGTAAATACAGGTGCTCCGCTTCCTTAATTGCCCGGTACACACCGAGCGGCAACCCTTCAAGGTTGCCCGCTCCAAGCCCGATAATAACCAGTTTCTTCATTAATAATACGCTCCTTTACACACTCTTTATTCATGCAGCAGACGCAGGCGTTTAAGTAAGGGAACGAGTCTGCGCCCCGCCTTTGTACTCTCCAGATCGGACCGCGTTACCGTTCCCGACAGCAACAACGCTGCCGCATACATCATCACACCCGCTCCTACGGCAGCCAGACTAACCGCTGTGAAATACAGTCGTGGGGAAGAAATAAGACCTGCAAGGCTGTGTTCCGCTGCCTGCCGGGCAACGAATGCAGCAAGCGCCATCATCCCAACAGCGGTGAACGGTTTCAAGAAAAACGACACGAACCCGAATCGTGCGCCAGTCAAAGACGCAACAGCGTATACGTTTAATATTGTCGCAATCATGTACGAACAAGTAGTGGACAGCGACGCACCCACAATGCCAAACATCGGAATAAGCACAATATTAAGCCCCAGCTTAACGAGCACGCCAATCAGCAGGTTGCGAACCGGCAGTACGACCTGCCCCACTCCCTGTAGAATCCCTGCGGATGTAATACCAAGCGTTGAGAAAATCGTCGTAAACGCTAGGATGGTCAACGCAGTCGTCCCGTTTCCGTTCTCATACAACATAACATTCACTGGACCTGCCACGATGGCAAGTCCAATCGAAGCGGGCAACCCGAAGAGGAACGTAAGACGCAATGCCAGTTCCGTACGTTCGGCAATCAGATGGGACTGCCTCCGTGCCTGGGCCTCCGCAATGGCCGGAACAATCGACAGTGACAGTGCTGTCGCAAGGAATGCGGCAAACTGTACAAGTGGCTGGCCCCGGTCGAATACCCCTTTTAATACATACGCCTCGTCTGATCCATATCCTCCCCGCATGAGCATACTTACAACAGAGAACGAATCAGCGAGCTGCATGAGTGGGAGCACAAGCGACCCAAGACAGATGGGAATCGCATAATAAAAAAGCTTGCGAACAATATCGCGCACCGTATCACTTTGCCCGGTCATTGCTCGGTCATGTACCTGACCATACTGCCGCTGGCTGGCCCCGTTGCGCCGCCAGAACAGAAGCATAATACAAAAGGCAAAACTCGCACCCGTTACCGCACCAAAGACTGCACCCGACCCGGCCAGGTAT
It contains:
- a CDS encoding putative polysaccharide biosynthesis protein, with the translated sequence MSRDQGASFLKGAAILGAGALLSKMLGVVYRIPYQNITGDLGYYVYTQVYPLYSALLILATAGFPIAISKFVAEKLAVGDVYGARRVFRVSAVVLSITGLLFFVLLWASAPWIASLMRDVRLTQPIRSVSFALLIVPIMAAMRGYFQGHHNMVPTAVSQIGEQFVRVTTIIILSYWFMKTTGDVYLAGSGAVFGAVTGASFAFCIMLLFWRRNGASQRQYGQVHDRAMTGQSDTVRDIVRKLFYYAIPICLGSLVLPLMQLADSFSVVSMLMRGGYGSDEAYVLKGVFDRGQPLVQFAAFLATALSLSIVPAIAEAQARRQSHLIAERTELALRLTFLFGLPASIGLAIVAGPVNVMLYENGNGTTALTILAFTTIFSTLGITSAGILQGVGQVVLPVRNLLIGVLVKLGLNIVLIPMFGIVGASLSTTCSYMIATILNVYAVASLTGARFGFVSFFLKPFTAVGMMALAAFVARQAAEHSLAGLISSPRLYFTAVSLAAVGAGVMMYAAALLLSGTVTRSDLESTKAGRRLVPLLKRLRLLHE